The Chaetodon trifascialis isolate fChaTrf1 chromosome 16, fChaTrf1.hap1, whole genome shotgun sequence genome includes a region encoding these proteins:
- the ncf1 gene encoding neutrophil cytosol factor 1 — MEETYVRHVELLGFEKRLFPSQHYVYMLMVKWSDLSEKLIYRTYPEIHTFHKSLKEMFPIESGQIEKRDRIIPSLPAPRWLDSEKSTETRQSTLAEYCRSLINLPPHISRCKHLANFFKVRPEDENPPAPNTLKRNETFVVSRELARGNASEISGPIILDTYRVIADFTKTSKHEINLRTGDLVEIVEKNQNGWWFCQCESKGGWVPASYLEPLDGPEEAEDPEPNYEGELHVTIKAYKGEQEDEISLELGETVEVIHKLLDGWWVIRKGDETGHFPSMFLHKAGKREKYEAERANVQGKKPPPRRSTIRNAKSIHNKSRQRLSQEAYRRNSRRYLQQKGGRRAEPRRSSKSAEKSPLRERKNQENIPEQSGSSSESELRKEAPVIPPRPSPELILERCSDNTRKKVSIHKSRSSSNS; from the exons ATGGAGGAGACCTACGTCAGGCACGTGGAGCTGTTGGGCTTCGAGAAACGCCTCTTCCCAAGTCAGCACTAC GTGTACATGCTGATGGTGAAATGGAGCGACCTCTCGGAGAAGCTGATCTACAGGACGTATCCTGAGATCCACACCTTCCAT AAATCGCTGAAGGAGATGTTTCCCATCGAGTCTGGTCAGATAGAAAAGAGGGACAGAATCATCCCTTCGTTAccag CGCCGCGGTGGCTGGACAGCGAGAAGTCGACAGAAACCAGGCAGAGCACTTTGGCGGAGTACTGCCGCTCGCTCATCAACCTGCCGCCTCACATCTCCCGCTGCAAACACCTCGCCAACTTCTTCAAGGTTCGACCAGAGGACGAGAACCCGCCTGCGCCAAACAC actgaaaagaaatgagacGTTTGTGGTGTCCAGGGAGTTGGCCAGAGGCAACGCATCTG AGATTTCTGGCCCCATCATATTGGACACCTACAGAGTGATTGCAGACTTCACCAAGACGTCCAAACATGAGATCAATCTGCGCACCGGAGACCTGGTGGAAATTGTGGAGAAAAATCAGAATG gttGGTGGTTCTGCCAATGTGAGTCTAAAGGAGGATGGGTCCCTGCGTCCTACTTGGAGCCTCTGGACGGACCTGAGGAGGCCGAGGACCCTGAACCAAACTACGAAG GAGAGCTGCACGTCACCATCAAAGCCTACAagggggagcaggaggacgAGATCTCTCTGGAGCTTGGAGAAACCGTCGAGGTCATTCACAAGCTGCTGGACGGCTGGTGGGTCATCAG GAAAGGAGATGAGACCGGTCATTTCCCCTCCATGTTCCTGCACAAGGCCggcaagagagagaaatatgaaGCAGAGAGGGCGAACGTGCAGGGAAAGAAACCACCACCTCGCAG ATCCACCATCCGCAATGCCAAGAGCATCCACAACAAGTCCCGCCAGCGGCTCAGCCAGGAGGCCTACCGCAGGAACAGCCGTCGATACCTCCAGCAGAAGGGCGGCCGCCGAGCCGAGCCACGCAGAAGCTCCAAGAGTGCCGAAAAGTCACcgctgagggagaggaagaaccAGG AAAACATTCCAGAGCAGTCTGGCTCCAGCTCTGAGAGCGAGCTGAGGAAGGAGGCTCCGGTCATCCCTCCACGGCCCAGCCCGGAGCTCATCCTGGAGCGCTGCAGCGACAACACCCGCAAGAAAGTCAGCATCCACAAGTCACGCTCCAGCTCCAACAGCTAG